The following are encoded in a window of Brassica oleracea var. oleracea cultivar TO1000 unplaced genomic scaffold, BOL UnpScaffold00908, whole genome shotgun sequence genomic DNA:
- the LOC106320396 gene encoding uncharacterized protein LOC106320396, with translation MSEVQVTMPIIDAFMLVPQYIKLLKDVVAAKKKEMEGPMVFERCLCDLGASVSLMPLSIAKKLEFTQYKKCRLSLVLADRSVKIPVGIPEDLPVMVGNFEIPTDYVVLKMGEEARDPLILGRPFLTTAGAIVNVREGKIDLHLGKWNILQFDINEVMKRPTI, from the exons atgagtgaagttcagGTCACAATGCCCATCATTGATGCTTTTATGTTGGTCCCTCAGTACATCAAATTGTTGAAAGATGTTgtggctgcaaagaagaaagagatggaag GACCCATGGTGTTTGAGCGGTGTTTATGCGATCTtggagctagtgtcagcttgatgcctttGTCTATTGCAAAGAAGCTTGAATTTACTcaatacaagaagtgtagactctcTTTGGTGTTGGCTGATAGATCAGTGAAGATTCCTGTTGGTATCCCAGAAGACCTTCCCGTAATGGTTGGTAACTTTGAGATCCCTACTGATTATGTTGTGTTGAAGATGGGTGAGGAAGCCAGAGACCCTTTGATCCTTGGAAGACCATTCTTAACCACAGCAGGAGCTATTGTGAATGTTAGAGAAGGAAAAattgatcttcatcttggaAAATGGAACATCCTCCAATTTGACATCAATGAAGTGATGAAGAGGCCAACCATCTAG